The following coding sequences lie in one Numida meleagris isolate 19003 breed g44 Domestic line chromosome Z, NumMel1.0, whole genome shotgun sequence genomic window:
- the POC5 gene encoding centrosomal protein POC5 isoform X1: MSSDEEKSTSPILPKDSVRGSSVSSDLQDEYEELLRYAVVTPRFELCVPKQSEPSSELRGGGRFSSLTHDAIYHETPDLLSVKEHTEVSMEQLCPVSEETSSQESTHVPREIDETIATELTVPDEKVTQIENILDLWSGSLKTNVLSELRKWKLSFIEHHKHQMRQEKEKHAEHVKQLNNEMENLKELLRTYEISVGRKDEVITNMTEALDRKKEKIELMRRFTVWRIQQIKAKQEEYANRIADKQFQTALKKKVWTAWRSLSEERWKEKVAKACQLRAEDICVQLTNDYEAKIAELTATLEQTKAEILRLHSEREQYEDTMKKAFMRGVCALNLEAMTMFQGKDNRTDPDAGSRREDNGAIIAGRLPPSQYNPPSPPPAPATTLQMEDLFSTHLGHASTSQTRLDSDSLGIITGTAAGSGLASAQKLPMAKVITAAQQKAGRTITARITGRSDMGQKQRICGSVAVMGVAPPMSSVIVEKHHPVTQQTISQATAAKYPRTVFLASSSATVRPAGQVGRMLQSQTHTSVQSIKVVD, encoded by the exons ATGTCATCAGATGAGGAGAAAAGCACAAGTCCAATTCTGCCAAAAGACTCAGTTCGGGGCAGTTCTGTTTCTTCAGATCTTCAG GATGAATATGAAGAACTGCTTCGTTATGCTGTAGTGACTCCAAGGTTTGAACTGTGCGTCCCAAAGCAGTCAGAACCTTCCTCAGAACTGAGAGGAGGGGGCAGATTTTCAAGTTTAACACATGATGCCATTTACCATGAAACTCCAG ATTTATTGTCAGTGAAGGAGCATACTGAGGTCAGTATGGAGCAACTTTGCCCTGTTTCAGAAGAGACTTCTTCACAAGAGTCCACACACGTTCCAAGAGAAATTGATGAAACCATAGCAACTGAATTAACTGTACCTGATGAAAAAGTTACTCAAATAGAAAATATACTTGATCTCTGGAGTGGAAGTCTtaag aCAAATGTTCTGAGTGAattgagaaaatggaaattaagtTTTATCGAACATCACAAGCATCAAATGagacaagaaaaagagaaacatgctGAACATGTGAAACAATTGAACAATGAGATGGAAAACCTGAAAGAGTTGCTACGTACTTATGAGATCTCTGTTGGCAGAAAAGATGAG GTGATTACTAACATGACAGAAGCATTAGacaggaagaaggagaaaatagagTTAATGAGAAGGTTTACAGTGTGGCGGATTCAGCAAATTAAAGCTAAACAAGAG GAATATGCAAACAGAATAGCAGATAAGCAATTCCAGACAGCTTTGAAGAAGAAGGTATGGACAGCATGGCGCTCTCTTAGTGAAgaaaggtggaaagaaaaagtagctAAAGCCTGTCAGTTAAGGGCAGAAGATATCTGTGTTCAGCTTACCAATGATTATGAAGCCAAAATTGCAGAG CTAACTGCTACTTTGGAACAAACAAAAGCTGAGATTCTGCGTCTGCACAGTGAAAGAGAGCAGTATGAAGACACCATGAAGAAAGCATTTATGCGTGGTGTATGTGCTTTGAATCTGGAAGCAATGACCATGTTTCAGGGGAAGGATAATAGGACAGATCCAG ATGCAGGAAGTAGGAGAGAAGATAATGGTGCCATTATAGCAGGAAGGCTACCTCCTTCACAGTACAATCCCCCTTCACCACCCCCTGCACCAGCAACTACTCTTCAGATGGAAGACTTG TTTTCTACCCACCTGGGTCATGCAAGCACTTCTCAGACCAGGCTAGATTCTGATTCTCTGGGAATCatcactggcacagctgcaggatCTGGGCTGGCATCAGCTCAAAAATTG CCCATGGCAAAAGTAATAACAGCTGCTCaacagaaagcaggaagaacGATCACTGCTCGAATCACAGGCAGATCTGATATGGGACAAAAACAGAGAATTTGTGGTAGTGTAGCAGTAATGGGAGTTGCTCCACCCATGAGTTCAGTCATTGTTGAAAAACATCATCCAGTCACTCAG CAAACCATATCCCAAGCTACTGCTGCTAAATATCCTCGAACTGTGTTCCTTGCTTCCAGTTCTGCAACTGTGAGACCTGCAGGACAAGTTGGGCGAATGCTTCAGAGCCAAACTCACACCAGTGTTCAGTCAATAAAAGTTGTTGACTGA
- the POC5 gene encoding centrosomal protein POC5 isoform X2 — protein MSSDEEKSTSPILPKDSVRGSSVSSDLQDEYEELLRYAVVTPRFELCVPKQSEPSSELRGGGRFSSLTHDAIYHETPDLLSVKEHTEVSMEQLCPVSEETSSQESTHVPREIDETIATELTVPDEKVTQIENILDLWSGSLKTNVLSELRKWKLSFIEHHKHQMRQEKEKHAEHVKQLNNEMENLKELLRTYEISVGRKDEVITNMTEALDRKKEKIELMRRFTVWRIQQIKAKQEEYANRIADKQFQTALKKKVWTAWRSLSEERWKEKVAKACQLRAEDICVQLTNDYEAKIAELTATLEQTKAEILRLHSEREQYEDTMKKAFMRGVCALNLEAMTMFQGKDNRTDPDAGSRREDNGAIIAGRLPPSQYNPPSPPPAPATTLQMEDLPMAKVITAAQQKAGRTITARITGRSDMGQKQRICGSVAVMGVAPPMSSVIVEKHHPVTQQTISQATAAKYPRTVFLASSSATVRPAGQVGRMLQSQTHTSVQSIKVVD, from the exons ATGTCATCAGATGAGGAGAAAAGCACAAGTCCAATTCTGCCAAAAGACTCAGTTCGGGGCAGTTCTGTTTCTTCAGATCTTCAG GATGAATATGAAGAACTGCTTCGTTATGCTGTAGTGACTCCAAGGTTTGAACTGTGCGTCCCAAAGCAGTCAGAACCTTCCTCAGAACTGAGAGGAGGGGGCAGATTTTCAAGTTTAACACATGATGCCATTTACCATGAAACTCCAG ATTTATTGTCAGTGAAGGAGCATACTGAGGTCAGTATGGAGCAACTTTGCCCTGTTTCAGAAGAGACTTCTTCACAAGAGTCCACACACGTTCCAAGAGAAATTGATGAAACCATAGCAACTGAATTAACTGTACCTGATGAAAAAGTTACTCAAATAGAAAATATACTTGATCTCTGGAGTGGAAGTCTtaag aCAAATGTTCTGAGTGAattgagaaaatggaaattaagtTTTATCGAACATCACAAGCATCAAATGagacaagaaaaagagaaacatgctGAACATGTGAAACAATTGAACAATGAGATGGAAAACCTGAAAGAGTTGCTACGTACTTATGAGATCTCTGTTGGCAGAAAAGATGAG GTGATTACTAACATGACAGAAGCATTAGacaggaagaaggagaaaatagagTTAATGAGAAGGTTTACAGTGTGGCGGATTCAGCAAATTAAAGCTAAACAAGAG GAATATGCAAACAGAATAGCAGATAAGCAATTCCAGACAGCTTTGAAGAAGAAGGTATGGACAGCATGGCGCTCTCTTAGTGAAgaaaggtggaaagaaaaagtagctAAAGCCTGTCAGTTAAGGGCAGAAGATATCTGTGTTCAGCTTACCAATGATTATGAAGCCAAAATTGCAGAG CTAACTGCTACTTTGGAACAAACAAAAGCTGAGATTCTGCGTCTGCACAGTGAAAGAGAGCAGTATGAAGACACCATGAAGAAAGCATTTATGCGTGGTGTATGTGCTTTGAATCTGGAAGCAATGACCATGTTTCAGGGGAAGGATAATAGGACAGATCCAG ATGCAGGAAGTAGGAGAGAAGATAATGGTGCCATTATAGCAGGAAGGCTACCTCCTTCACAGTACAATCCCCCTTCACCACCCCCTGCACCAGCAACTACTCTTCAGATGGAAGACTTG CCCATGGCAAAAGTAATAACAGCTGCTCaacagaaagcaggaagaacGATCACTGCTCGAATCACAGGCAGATCTGATATGGGACAAAAACAGAGAATTTGTGGTAGTGTAGCAGTAATGGGAGTTGCTCCACCCATGAGTTCAGTCATTGTTGAAAAACATCATCCAGTCACTCAG CAAACCATATCCCAAGCTACTGCTGCTAAATATCCTCGAACTGTGTTCCTTGCTTCCAGTTCTGCAACTGTGAGACCTGCAGGACAAGTTGGGCGAATGCTTCAGAGCCAAACTCACACCAGTGTTCAGTCAATAAAAGTTGTTGACTGA
- the POC5 gene encoding centrosomal protein POC5 isoform X3 → MEQLCPVSEETSSQESTHVPREIDETIATELTVPDEKVTQIENILDLWSGSLKTNVLSELRKWKLSFIEHHKHQMRQEKEKHAEHVKQLNNEMENLKELLRTYEISVGRKDEVITNMTEALDRKKEKIELMRRFTVWRIQQIKAKQEEYANRIADKQFQTALKKKVWTAWRSLSEERWKEKVAKACQLRAEDICVQLTNDYEAKIAELTATLEQTKAEILRLHSEREQYEDTMKKAFMRGVCALNLEAMTMFQGKDNRTDPDAGSRREDNGAIIAGRLPPSQYNPPSPPPAPATTLQMEDLFSTHLGHASTSQTRLDSDSLGIITGTAAGSGLASAQKLPMAKVITAAQQKAGRTITARITGRSDMGQKQRICGSVAVMGVAPPMSSVIVEKHHPVTQQTISQATAAKYPRTVFLASSSATVRPAGQVGRMLQSQTHTSVQSIKVVD, encoded by the exons ATGGAGCAACTTTGCCCTGTTTCAGAAGAGACTTCTTCACAAGAGTCCACACACGTTCCAAGAGAAATTGATGAAACCATAGCAACTGAATTAACTGTACCTGATGAAAAAGTTACTCAAATAGAAAATATACTTGATCTCTGGAGTGGAAGTCTtaag aCAAATGTTCTGAGTGAattgagaaaatggaaattaagtTTTATCGAACATCACAAGCATCAAATGagacaagaaaaagagaaacatgctGAACATGTGAAACAATTGAACAATGAGATGGAAAACCTGAAAGAGTTGCTACGTACTTATGAGATCTCTGTTGGCAGAAAAGATGAG GTGATTACTAACATGACAGAAGCATTAGacaggaagaaggagaaaatagagTTAATGAGAAGGTTTACAGTGTGGCGGATTCAGCAAATTAAAGCTAAACAAGAG GAATATGCAAACAGAATAGCAGATAAGCAATTCCAGACAGCTTTGAAGAAGAAGGTATGGACAGCATGGCGCTCTCTTAGTGAAgaaaggtggaaagaaaaagtagctAAAGCCTGTCAGTTAAGGGCAGAAGATATCTGTGTTCAGCTTACCAATGATTATGAAGCCAAAATTGCAGAG CTAACTGCTACTTTGGAACAAACAAAAGCTGAGATTCTGCGTCTGCACAGTGAAAGAGAGCAGTATGAAGACACCATGAAGAAAGCATTTATGCGTGGTGTATGTGCTTTGAATCTGGAAGCAATGACCATGTTTCAGGGGAAGGATAATAGGACAGATCCAG ATGCAGGAAGTAGGAGAGAAGATAATGGTGCCATTATAGCAGGAAGGCTACCTCCTTCACAGTACAATCCCCCTTCACCACCCCCTGCACCAGCAACTACTCTTCAGATGGAAGACTTG TTTTCTACCCACCTGGGTCATGCAAGCACTTCTCAGACCAGGCTAGATTCTGATTCTCTGGGAATCatcactggcacagctgcaggatCTGGGCTGGCATCAGCTCAAAAATTG CCCATGGCAAAAGTAATAACAGCTGCTCaacagaaagcaggaagaacGATCACTGCTCGAATCACAGGCAGATCTGATATGGGACAAAAACAGAGAATTTGTGGTAGTGTAGCAGTAATGGGAGTTGCTCCACCCATGAGTTCAGTCATTGTTGAAAAACATCATCCAGTCACTCAG CAAACCATATCCCAAGCTACTGCTGCTAAATATCCTCGAACTGTGTTCCTTGCTTCCAGTTCTGCAACTGTGAGACCTGCAGGACAAGTTGGGCGAATGCTTCAGAGCCAAACTCACACCAGTGTTCAGTCAATAAAAGTTGTTGACTGA